The Cydia amplana chromosome 10, ilCydAmpl1.1, whole genome shotgun sequence DNA window AGTCCCAACCGCTTGTTTCGGCGAAATAATATCTAAAAACACAAGAGAAACTGAGTTCGATCTAATATCCCACATCTGATGGCAACATTTTAATATCACATTatccaaaataaataagtagttgCTATTGGGATAGAAGATACGAGCTGTTCGAACAGAGTAGCATATACCTGAAGAAATTTGGATGTGTGCCGCCGTGATTCTGGTGGCAAAGGGATTATGGCATCCGCCGTGAATACTAAAATCGCAGGTTCGTTCATTTTTGCCCTAGGCAATGGGGGTTTTAATATTGTAAGTACTTAGGTAGTATTAATTACCTGTCCTCTGGTTTAATCTTCTCCCTATTCTTAATATACACCAATCGCCCAAAGAACGGTTTCGGTTTAAACAAAATCTCCGTATGCGCCGGATTGACCGGCTTCATAATCGGATCCGGATTCGGATCCGTGTCCGGCCGGCCGAGTCTCGGGTCTTCCTTCGGATCCCCGAGCCCTATGGCCGGTATTGAGTGTTCTTTCCTCAAAGATTCTATCCCGGGGACGGTTTTGGCGTCGCGGATTGGTGTGCGGTATCGATTATATCCTGACGATACGAAGTCGCGTGTGGTAGCAGCTAGGGAGTGAGTAAAGGcagctttttatttgagaacCATGTCTGTACTTTAAACATGTCTATTATATAATGGTAATAATCCATTTGTTAGCCTACCTACATTAAAATCGTAACCACTTGTTTACCAATAGATTAAACTGACATTCACTTGAGTTCCTCCAATCATGTTCCTGGCGTTTTTCCAAAGCTCACTCAAGATTTTTATGAAATCAACTGCCATCTCTTCTAATCCAAGGGACATACTAGGCCTACTGACTTCATTGGTTATTATCAAATCCTTACAAAAAAGTTGTTGGAAGAGCAAAATTTAcgataataggtatatattcagGAAATAACGCATCACTTTTGAATCTCGGGTCCGAAATTAGACATGATGGAATTACCGTTAATTTTAATAAGACTAAAATAGCATTACTATTCAAAAGTTTACCTAATCCGCCAATCATATTATGCTTAATAACGTCGATGTCAGTAAGGTTCTTGTCAGGTCTGGTAAGAACTGCGGCTTGCTGGAGTTGCTTCTGGTGTATCGTATTCCATTTCTGCCGGAGCCTTGCTGTCTTTTCACAGGTCTCTACGAAGAACTTTATGTAGTCTGGGTTCGTGATGTCTGGTCGCGGCATGGTTtggttataaaaaatatatttagtacggtaaaattacacaaaaaggtaCCTATATGTCGTTGATTAAAAAATGGTCTATGATTTCTGACAACTGTTCTGTCTGCTGTCTAACCATTTTTAGACATGTTTTATTAGGCCATTATTAGGCTTGTTTCCCTCTTTGCGACCTTCTTGtttattataaagataaaaATGTGGAAGATCCGAAGAGAAATCAACAAGTTGTGAATgaagatttttaaaataattagcttTGGtttaataactattttaacggcttaaaacaacaaaattcaagtaagtaggtaaaagaGACAAACAACAGTATATTTTATTCAACGcgtgtattttataaacaataGCTTTCAACGACAACATACTGACGATATTACAAAAGAATGAAACGCAACGGTTAAGCCACCGCATCTGACTCACATGGCGATAAGACTCGCCctagaaggaaaaatgttacTAAAAGGCCATTTAGTCACAAAGGATTTATTGAGTTAATCAGCCGAATTACACGCTCAGTTGATCACAGTGTCTCATCACATGTGTAAAAAGGCTTTTATCAATCAATTACAGACCTTAAAGTCATTGGAATAGGGTTTATAAAAAGTTGCGTGTGTTATTTGGTACTTTGTCGATGACTCAAACATTTCTTTGTGAGAACTCTCGAAACAAAAGACTATTGATCGTTTGACCGATTTAGGTAGTGAGTGGTTTAGTGCGAGGGCGTATTTTtactgactttaaaaaaaaaggagaGTTTTAGTTGATGTAACGTATTTTGCcattaatttgattaatttaatgtaggtacatccTCAAAAGTATTCTGTCTCAAATCTGTCGATCAATTCGGGGACTCTCTCTTTTTGCCTGCTTTGCCATCCTATCTATAGGTACTTTTGCCACTATCCCAGTCTCgggctatttatttatttgtaaacccCAGTAACAGTAACTCGTGGTGAACTATTTCCATAGACATTCATCAaaggatttttatttattacgataGGCATTAGACCATAACCGTTTATAGCGatttgttttctttaatttgccTGTATAGGTACGCTAATAAAGCACTGCTATAACGAAAATCTTGTCTTTGTTGCAGTAAAAAATGGCCTGCTCAGTCGACGCCCCCTCCCTGAAGGACCTGCCGAAGGTGGCCACAGACCTCAAGAGCCAACTCGAGGGCTTCAACACCAGCTGCCTCAAGGACGTCGACACTAATGAGAAGATTGTGCTGCCATCTGCTGAAGGTTCGTGTCTATCATTTTTAAAGCATAATTATAATAGGTTACAGGTTACTTGTGTTTACTGAATGCCCCcgctaaaggccccagtacacaatgggccatcgccggccactccaagggaagggacgcatttatgcgttagagggagcaagtgatattgctatctcattctaccgcatggctgcgtcccttggagtggccggcgatggcgcATTGTGTACCGGGACCTTTACATGACAAATATTAAGCGTTATTAAAAAGGTCTCAATTTAGTCGGTAATCTGAACACGAAGACTAGTAAAAAATCGCGAAACCCGTTTTTGTATGGAAGATGACCATtcgtacctacatttttcttCTACTGACGGAAAAAGCTTGCTAAATTGTATTTATAAACCTACTTTGGTAGTTCCCGGTtttaacgtacctacctaaaccatcacggGCAATATCCGTAAAAGTCAACAATCTACTGATTTCGAAGAACAACAGGCAACTTTATATTAGTGTACCTAAATCATCAAATATTAAGATATAAAACGGATTATTTAAATTGCAACAGACATAGCACAAGAGAAGATACACACAGCTCTTCTACAAGGTGTAGAACAGTTTCAAACCTCGTCTCTGAGGAAAACAGACACCGTCGAAAAAATTGTGCTACCGAACGCACTAGGTACCCTGGAGTGGCTGAATACTTAATCTAGAATCCCTAATTTTATTATAGCGCAAGCGTGCACTAATTGGTTTTGCTTCGCTAAATCATTTTAACTTTTCTTTAACTAATTATAAACTCCTGTGCAGAATTTATAACCATCTGAAGATCATTCACCCCCATTAAATAACTTGTTTTCAGACTGTATTGTGTTCGTTGTGAAATCATAAATATAACTGGCTGATTTTTAAACACTTCATTCTTCAATTAACTCcgtcgtttttgagttttgacagttcgaaaataGCGCGTTGTCATCATATTTTGAATTCGGAACTAgagaataaatattttgtctATGATTTTCAGATGTGGCCACAGAGAAAACCCAAAAGTCCCTATTCGACGGCATTGAGAAATTCGATGCCACAAGGCTGAAACATACCGAGACGCAGGAAAAGAACCCGCTTCCTGATAAAGATGGTAATATACATTTACGATATtgatagtctgttcggaaagagaagagtcgtggaatgtaaatCGAGCCATGTGTGATTGTGTGAggcccgatacattccacgactcctctctttccgcacagactctactcatTTATTTGCACCTGTGCATGAGCATATGCTGGAGGCACCTGTATCAAAGCATTCTAAGCGCCACAGCATtcttctatagttcgtttttttagcattagaaagaggGCAAGCGATTTTGAGAtgacttttaattgaaaaatgctttttaaaaatcagtaactattacttatgaaagcagaaaaatataaatgatcgtatatcgtatcgtattagattcataattgttacatatttgccattatttatttttaaaacgtgtttttcaataaaaagacacgttaagattgtttaccttatttttaatgctaaaaaaaaacgaactataacgtTACTTTCGTTACGTGCcgacaatttaaaaataatgccAAAAGCAGGAATGCAATAATTATCgcgttctaaatttaaaaaagttaaaacgtgTTAAGTTAACCACCATCTACGTCTAAAACCTATTTATTCAATGGGTTTATTAGATTTTGCCATTTATAACCAACGCAAAATGTAATTTATGTTAAAAgtaggatttatttatttatttagtttcttCCCTTTAATAATGATTTTGGAAAGAGATTTATGCACAAACCACTTAGTCTTATTGTAAAAGCTACGGAATTAATTTCAAACTCTTGCTTTTCAAAATTTGTTAATTTTTCTGTATGATTTCGACATTGTACATTGATAATACCATCTGATCTTTTTTCTGTTACATCAGCGGTAAGCCTAAGACATTCTTTCACGGTCGTATTTTACCGCTAACAAGCACTGAATTAAGGTCGTGCAGTCCGATCACATTGGCAAAGTAAACAATGATTTTCAATAACGCGATTAATAAAGTCCGTACGAACGAGGGTTAaaacacaataataataatgcaacTAAAagcctataatatatatatatgcatgGATATTGTATAATTTGCGTGTTAATTTGCGTATTTTGCATTtacgcttttattttattttttgcgttGCACCTTTTGCTTATAACAGTTGTGGCTGCGGAGAAGGCGCATCAAAATCTCCTGGAGGGCGTGGAACACTTCGACAAAGCTCAGATGAAGCACGCAACTACGGAAGAAAAGAATCCCTTGCCGCCACAAGAAGGTTCctgctttgttttttttttgttttaattgtccTGAAACCTAGTTGCACTAACTTTTATTACAGCGAAGCAAAACAATAACCTGCTAGAAATTCCACTAACTGATTCACTGACACAAAAAATACCAACACACGAAATGAGATAGCCGTAAATTTATGGAACTTTAAGCAACGGAGCATGATCACAGTTCGTTTTTGAAAAATGACTTCGGGTTAAAACattcaatggttttactttaCTTCCTTTTGTTTTATATATGTAATGTTTTCCGTAATGAATCCATACAATTTCGATTTTAGAAGTCAGATAATTGATAGTCAGTTGTTAGATAGTttcatagatagatagataaacactTTATTCATTCCCACAACATACATTCCCACACAATAGGACCACATGATTTGCAGACACAACAAACTGATAGCTTATTATTTTCACAGCTATCGAGGCGGAGAAGGAAAAGAACAAATTCCTGAACGGTATCGAGAACTTCGACCCCACCAAGCTGAAGCACACGGAGACGTGCGAGAAGAACCCTCTGCCCACTAAGGACATCATCGAGCAGGAGAAAACCGCCTAGGCGCTTCACCTCGCTATGTATCTCGCTAGTATCGCCCTTATTTTAAACGTCGATATAAGTTAAATAAGAAACCAAATAAGTTACATCGACAATGTCCATCGCATACCATATTGCATTAAGCAAAAACCAAAAACGCATTGCAGACATGTGCCAAAAACGCATAAGCTctttaaaaatctcaaataccATCGTTGTAACTTATAGTGGTAGTACTGTACAGGCCTGTTTACGCCTTTCTTTTCAGACAGTCTTCCTTTGAAATTACAGCGCCATTTACTGGTAATTTAACCAACAGAGCAATATTTACGGACTTTTACAGGACTGAAGAATAGACGTAAACTGGTTCTTATCATTAGATTTTAAGAACCGAAATTTCTATGTCACTTCGTAATCGTATATTTATctaataataattgtattttatgagcattttattatttaatttttatcgaAGTGAATAATTAAGTATTAATATCAAGtactgattttattttagtcgaGAACACAGCACTCCAAAAAGTCCAAGATTTTATTACAGTaccatatttattttaagctttgtGAATGTGTTCTCTGTTAAGTTGAAAGATTATTAATTTAAGTACCAATGAAATTCATGCATCATTATGTGTGTAAAGTGGCTCTGgtcaataaaatattactagAATTTTAGTCTCTTGTTGCGTTCGGTTTCAAATTGTAACTTATTTCTTCGTTGATATTAGTGTACGCGTTTTCAGTGTTGCGTTAACTTAGAAATAAGCAAATTATCATCGAAATGTGTAGTACTGTATGTAATAATTGTATTTGCTCAACCGTGTTTGGAATAAAATATTCCTCATCTAAAAGGCAATTCGTTTTAAGTggtacatacatttttataaatcgTATACAAAACTATAAATCCTTTTCCAATTTTATATTGTGGTGTAATAATTACAACAATTGTAACCATTttaccaaaattttgtatgtttttacaGACGGTGCtttttataaatacaaaataaaacttatgttgcattttatttaataaaaaccttTTTTTCTAGTAACTGTTAACAATCAGTGGCAATTTTTGGTTTACAAGCCCAAGTTAATTTGGCTTGTGTAGTACTACTTTCTCTTTGGAACCTATAAATAACATGAAATCTTTTGTGTCCAGTCCAGCTTGTATCAAAACaggttaacccttaaatgcatagtgtacGATGCAGCCTACACAAAAAACATctaattttatacataattagaaaaacctatatatgtctatttatatattatttcaatagtaaaactaatccgctttccgattttttatataaatttacgcaatattttaatttataaaaattacattcgttttaaGACGAAATGTCAGAATGAAAAAATCCAGAATtcgatgatttttagtatgtgattttggatgGTTTTTggggggtttgtaattattttatatttaaaaactctatcataggtgtatcacaaatagtgtatctttctgatgatagtaggatttatcatatatctcttactgaaaattatatatttacataaatatgatttagcctatgcaacttctaacactgatttcgtagtgaaaatcgatgttataattttttaccatttttcccataatcagcaaacaattacgtaacacatatattaatttcgggcaaaaagaaaaatcatgcatttaagggttaaacaggCTGTggaaacaatacatttacaataataaatggGAGAATAGTCCTTCGCGCGAGCcttcattttttgttttttccgCTTTTTCTAATGACGGGAATAGCTTGACAGACTACATATATCATATGTATATCATTTACGTCAAAGAAATAATGTCACcacgggctcagcacggttccatttttatcgactatcactatgcccgtcactttcgcacttacatacttgttagaacgtgacaggcatggtgacaaatgataaaaatgcgaccgtgctactaaggCGATGGGCGCCATCGCACACAAAGCCAGTATTCAATTCAAAGCTTGTGATAGGTACTgtcataaatttaaaagttcgACCTAAAATAAGTTGCCTACCTAGacctaaattttaatttttaaccacTTGTTTCATATTCATATGGCTCATGTCTAGCTCTAAAACAACAAATACTCATCATTGTACTTCTCACAAAAAAAATAATGGCAATAATATTCGAACTataatttgtcaaaggactgtctcatttcaaacatagacggagagaagagaattatactatctttgtcttacactagtactagcacccaaaagaaaaggaatagtattttttgttcttatttactgatacATTTAGTCTGACCaactatagtaataaaaaaaaaatatctttatttcgaagAACAGACTTCATAGTTGTTAGTAACAAacagtaaaattaaaacaaataaattaaacttaaagctAAGGGTTAGTAttagttataagtaggtacatacacatttaata harbors:
- the LOC134651658 gene encoding uncharacterized protein LOC134651658 yields the protein MPRPDITNPDYIKFFVETCEKTARLRQKWNTIHQKQLQQAAVLTRPDKNLTDIDVIKHNMIGGLAATTRDFVSSGYNRYRTPIRDAKTVPGIESLRKEHSIPAIGLGDPKEDPRLGRPDTDPNPDPIMKPVNPAHTEILFKPKPFFGRLVYIKNREKIKPEDRYYFAETSGWDYGWRLKDTPFGRAAPPQHGKVNRLFRDQMSCVGPQPDPYYYTEPVKSMMGPCGA
- the LOC134651753 gene encoding thymosin beta isoform X1, translating into MACSVDAPSLKDLPKVATDLKSQLEGFNTSCLKDVDTNEKIVLPSAEDIAQEKIHTALLQGVEQFQTSSLRKTDTVEKIVLPNALDVATEKTQKSLFDGIEKFDATRLKHTETQEKNPLPDKDVVAAEKAHQNLLEGVEHFDKAQMKHATTEEKNPLPPQEAIEAEKEKNKFLNGIENFDPTKLKHTETCEKNPLPTKDIIEQEKTA
- the LOC134651753 gene encoding thymosin beta isoform X3, which produces MACSVDAPSLKDLPKVATDLKSQLEGFNTSCLKDVDTNEKIVLPSAEDIAQEKIHTALLQGVEQFQTSSLRKTDTVEKIVLPNALDVATEKTQKSLFDGIEKFDATRLKHTETQEKNPLPDKDAIEAEKEKNKFLNGIENFDPTKLKHTETCEKNPLPTKDIIEQEKTA
- the LOC134651753 gene encoding thymosin beta isoform X2 encodes the protein MACSVDAPSLKDLPKVATDLKSQLEGFNTSCLKDVDTNEKIVLPSAEDVATEKTQKSLFDGIEKFDATRLKHTETQEKNPLPDKDVVAAEKAHQNLLEGVEHFDKAQMKHATTEEKNPLPPQEAIEAEKEKNKFLNGIENFDPTKLKHTETCEKNPLPTKDIIEQEKTA